Proteins from a genomic interval of Pogoniulus pusillus isolate bPogPus1 chromosome 42, bPogPus1.pri, whole genome shotgun sequence:
- the SFTPB gene encoding pulmonary surfactant-associated protein B has protein sequence MALPPSPALALLLVLLYATPGLGVPGAGCQVPPSGWCQSWDTALRCGALGHCARLAWAPPNTDVCADCQQVVTLLIHMVNESATKVAIENFLRRECLALPMPTMVAPCQNLVHEYFSLILTDLEGHLKPSAVCAHLELCPHDPRGAPLLPPLKALSAHLQAGTALPMPLPLCWLCRTFLARAEAAVPKETLASAAAGLCRVLPTVAVGACQCLAQRYAVLALEVLLGRLAPRLLCQLLLSCRPEDIKAQMPLPPVPPPSVPPAPSGLLEAGQAPKPAACAGIEALSPALGLCALGPSFWCSSPEAARQCQALQYCQEHNWL, from the exons ATGGCACTGCCACCgtcacctgccctggcactgctcctcGTCCTGCTCTATGCCACCCCAG ggctgggggtgccaggggcaggctgcCAGGTGCCCCCCTCGGGTTGGTGCCAGAGCTGGGACACGGCGCTGCGCTGCGGGGCCCTGGGACACTGTGCCCGCCTGGCCTGGGCACCGCCCAACACG GACGTCTGCGCCGACTGCCAGCAGGTGGTGACCCTCCTCATCCACATGGTCAACGAGtctgccaccaag GTGGCCATCGAGAACTTCCTGCGTCGGGAGTGCCTGGCACTGCCTATGCCCACCATGGTGGCACCGTGCCAGAACCTGGTCCATGAATACTTCAGCCTCATCCTCACCGACCTGGAGGGGCACCTG AAGCCCTCAGCTGTCTGTGCCCACCTGGAGCTGTGCCCACATGACCCCAGGGGGGCTCCACTCTTGCCCCCCCtcaaggcactcagtgcccacctgcag GCTGGCACCGCCCTGCCCATGccgctgcccctctgctggctGTGCCGCACCTTCCTGGCCCGCGCCGAGGCGGCGGTGCCCAAGGAGACGTTGGCATCGGCGGCGGCAGGGCTGTGCCGGGTGCTGCCCACCGTGGCCGTGggtgcctgccagtgcctggcacAGCGCTACGCCGTGTTGGcactggaggtgctgctgggccGCCTGGCACCTcgcctgctctgccagctgctcctctcctgccgCCCCGAGGACATCAAGGCTCAGATGCCACTTCCCCCTGTGCCACCTCCCTCCGTGCCACCTGCCCCCAGTGGGCTCCTGGAGGCTGGGCAGGCTCCCAagcctgctgcttgtgctggcatCGAG gccctgtcccctgccctggggctcTGTGCCCTCGGCCCAAGCTTCTGGTGCTCCAGCCCCGaggctgccaggcagtgccag GCCCTGCAGTACTGCCAAGAGCACAACTGGCTCTAG